A stretch of DNA from Mycolicibacterium celeriflavum:
CGCACACCGGCCGCGACCCCAATGACGTGGAAATCATTTCCATGGTGATGTGCGCCATCCACGACGACGCCGAGGTCGCCAGGCGCGAACTGGCGCAGCAGATTGCGTTCTACTCCTCGGTCAAATCCTACGAGACGGTACTTGATGTGAACGGCTTCGCCAGCGAAGGCCGAACCATCCGGGAAGCATTCGCCCAGCGCGATTTCCCGGCGATGTTCGCCGCGGTGTCCGAGGAGATGATCGACACCATGGGCGTCGCGGGGACGGCACACGAGGTCCGTGAACAGCTGAGACGCTACGACGGCGTCCTCGACCACATCATGCTGTATTCACCATCGGTTGGCATCGCTCCCGAGCGCGTGCAGCAAAACCTCGACAGCATCATTCGGGAATGCTCGCCCGCCTCGATGTCGCCAGGGCAGTCCGGTCCACGTTCAATCTGATCCACGCATTGCCGCCGAAGTTGACCCGTCCCCGTCCGCGGTCGCATTTAGTGCGTCTGTCGCGCCGACCCCGCCGACGGTTGTGCGGCGTTGTTGAGGATGTTGGCGTCGTCGCTGTCGGGGAGGTCGTGGCGGACCACGCGTACCCGCCCCCGGGGTAGGCATGCCATGTAGCCGTGGCGCTTGCCGTACAACTCCCATGCCGTTTCCTCGGAATCGGGGTCGACGTCGATGCTGTGTCCACGCGAGAACCTCAGGTGTAGCCCTCCATCGTCGCCGGACCAGGCCTGAGTGCACACCGCGCCGGCGAGGTTCAACAACGGGCGTTCGTCAGTCGCGATCTTGAGTGGATCGATGCGTACCGCTTCTGCGGGATACGGGTCGACCGCAGGCAGTGTCAGCAGCAAGGGGCACGAGATGACAATCTCGTTGTAGTCGTCCAGGTCCAGGACCAGGCCGTCGCGCACGGAGACGCGTTGCACGACACAATTTTCGATCCATTGGGTATACATGGCACTCTCCTTCGCCGCGTCATCGAGCCTCGCCCTAAGGGTACTTTAGGTAGCGCTGCGATACTACTAGTATCGTTATGCGGTTTCCGCGGGTCGTGCGCGGCTGGTCACCACGCGCCGAGTGGCCAGGTCGATGCGTTCGCGAGTATCGGCGGCCGACGCTCGGTGGCCACAAAAGGCCACGAGGTTGGCCAGCCACACGTCGGAGATGATCGCGGCGATGTGTAAATCGGCGGGAGTCGGTTCGCCGCCCCTGAGCGTGCGGGCCAGCAGGGTCTGAATTTCGGCGGCGGCGCAGTCTAGTTCTGCGGCTGCCCGGGTGTCTGCAACGGCGAACGCTCGTGTCATGGCTGATGTCAGCCAGGGATCGCGCTGCCAGCGGTCATGTAGGTGTGTGGTGAGACGTTCGAGCCGTTCCAATGGCGTGCCGTCACCGCTAGCCCAGTCGTCAGCCGAGTCGAGTCGGCGAAACTCGCGCGATAGCGCCGCCACCAACAAGTTGGTCTTCGCCGGGAAGTGGCGGTAGAGCGTGCCGACGGCGATACCGGCCCGCTCGGCAACCGACCGCATCTGAACCGCCTCATAGCCACCTGACGTGGCCACGAGCAGGGCCGCGTCCAGAATCGCTTCCCGGCGCTGGGCGGATGAACGCGAGGCGGGCGCTACAGCGGTCCGCGTCTGACCGCCAGCCGAATTTGCTTCCAGCGGTCGGGTTTTGCCATGGCTGCGAGAAAGAGCGTGCGTCATAATCGCCCGTCGTCGAGGCCGCCGTGACGTGAGAACTGCTCGAGAAGGCCGCCAAAAGCACTGACGTCGCCGTGCGCAGCGAAGTGATCCGTGCTGACTGCGACAAATACGGCAATGGCGGTGAAGCGGATGGCCCCATCGGAATCAGTGCCCGTTGCCATGACGTGCAGAGCCCGTCCTTCGCGGGACCGGATGTGGGCGGTGATCCTGTGGGGTTGATGCAGAGGTACCGGCCGCAGATACTCCACTGTCAGGCTGCGAGTCACCGCTGGTGTGCCGGCGATCCACAATGTGAAGCCCAAGACGTCATCGCACGCCGCCGCAACTGCTCCGCCATGGGCCAGCCCAGGAGCCCCGATGTGGCGCTCGTCGAAAATCACGTGGGAGTACACCGCGTCGCCGCGGCGGTGCACCACCAACTGCAGTCCGTGGGGATTGTCGGGGCCGCAACCCATGCACGTTGTCGTGTGCGAAGGTAACCGCTTCGGCAGCGACGCGCTTTCCGGCACAATCACGCTCCAATACTATCGGTTTCGCTTCGATACCGTTAGTACCACACTGCTAGACTGCCAGGACAGCATCGCGTGAAATCGACCGCCGAGGTGAATGAGTGAGCGACAGTCAGCCAGCGCCGGTCCCTGACGATGACGTGGACCCGCGGCGAATCCGGTCTCGAAATCGACTGCTGGATGCAGCCGCGACCCTTCTGAGCACTGGCGGCGTGGAAGCCGTCACGATCGATGCCGTCACCAAAGCGTCCAAAGTGGCCAGAACCACGCTTTACCGCCATTTCCAAAGTTCGTCGCACCTGCTCGCAGCCACGTTCGAACGCTTGCTTCCCCAGGTGACGACTCCGGTACCGACCAGCGGCCCTCTGCGTGACCAGTTGATCGAATTGCTAAGCCGCCAAGCCGCTCTTTTCAACGACGCGCCACTGCATGTCACGACGCTGGCATGGCTGTCCCTTGGTCCCACCGGCCCGACGAACGAAGCCGATGATCGACACACATCCGGCGCGTTGCGGGCCCGAGTCGTCGACCAGTACCGGCAACCGTTCGACGCCATACTCTCTAGCCCGACGGCGCAAGCCGAGTTGGAGAACTTCGACCGAGAACTGGCGCTGTGCCAACTGGTCGGCCCACTGGCGTTTGCCCGGATGACCGGCATTCGCGCCATCACTCACGACGACTGCGTGAACCTCGTCGATGGCTTTCTCGCCGCCCACTGCAAGAGCGACGATGGCGAGACCAAGCGCGTGAAGGCCGCCAGTCTGCATGCAGGGCGACCGCTCGCATAGCCCTCTAGCACAACGAGTTTCACTGCGCCCAGTCTGGCTGGTCTTCGAACTTTCCTCTGCACTCCAGTCACGTCGGCGATGGCACCGGCGAAATGTTCGCCGTCACTCGCTAGGGGCCGTGCACGCAGATCGCAGGCATGCCCACGACGACTATGTCGGGCCAGGCGACGTGAACCGCCTCAGCGTTCGCAGTGCGGTTGCTCGCGTTGAGACCCCGTAGCACTTTCGTCAATGGCATTGCGGATCGATGCGTGTTTATCGTCCGACGAAAAGTGATCGTGCTGGCCCCAGAGTGCAAGAGGTGTGTCGGAATTGGAGGAACTGGCTGGCAGGGATGGCTTGGTGGCAAGCGGGGCGGGTTACTCGGCAGTGACGACAGCGGCCGGGGCGCGCCATCGGAAGTGACGCTGAGCGACGCGCGGAACTGAGACGAATGTGGCTGTGGTCGTGGACCAAACCTCGTGTTGCTTCGTAGGTTGTCGACATGACTGCTGTGTCGAAACTGGAGGCGCGTCGTCGCGCCGTCGAGGCGCAACGCCGAGCGAACGAAGTGCGAGCGCAGCAGGACCGTGCCAACGCCGATGACGCGACCGCCGTTCGGGCGTTGATCGGACGCCTGCAGGATGTGGACGAATGGCAGGCCCGTCGCGTCGCGCAGTCTCGCCAGCAAGCGGAGGCGGAGGCGCAGCGCAGGCGCAGCCGCTATTACGCGGAAGCCTGTGCATCGATCAAGGACATGCGGGAACGTGGCGCGACGTTGGCGGCTATCGCCGAGCTGGTCGGTGTTGATGTCAGAGAGATACGCGCGCTGCTGCGCAGCAAGGCGGCGAAAACCGTTAAGAAGCAACCGGCTGCGCGCGCTGATGCATGGCGCGACGCTCGTGTGGACACGGAGTGGCCGCGGTGCGTGCGATGCGATGTGTTGATGATGGATCCTGAAGACAGGCCACGTCGCGGACGCCGCCGGCTCTACTGCTCGGACACGTGTCGGCGCGACTCATCTGCTGCACGCATGGCTGCCGAGCGCCACGGAACGCCGATCCGCGTCGTCGAGGTGCCGAGGGCCGGTTCCGCGACCGACCTCGCCCTGACGCCTGAAGATTCACCGGCTCCTGTCCCTGTCAGCGCGCTCGACGCCGCAGACATTGCCTCCCGGGACGAGCGGGCGCTGTGCACGCTGCTAGCGAGGCTCACGGAACGGGCACGGCACAAGGACCTCGACCGAGCGACTCTGACGGCGGCGCGTGATCTCGCCAAAGCTGTTTATCCGTATCGCGCCTGAACGGCTCAGCAACCGTATCGATCATCTGGTCGTCAACGCCCGTTGTGCCCGCGTGATGCGCGCTGCGTAACCTGGGTCACGTGGCAGATAACCCGCCAGGCAATCGATGTGCGTCCTGCGCAACATCGGCATCGGCGTTGCCGAGCGCCCTAGGGCGGATCCGTCGCCAGTGAGCGCAGTCGCTCGTAACCTGCCTTCTGACTCCGCGATCCGGCCGGGAGCGGACCGCGGCGTGCTTCGATAGGTACGTGGGGCCACCCTGTCCGAAATCAGCTGTGCGATTGGTGAGGCGGACACCCCGAGTGGGTCTATGCAAACCGTCCGCGCTCGAGAGTCGGCGCTTCGATGGGTACCGACGCGCGATAGAGTCGCACGGGGCATTTGTCGACCGTGAGGAAATGGATTGGTTCCCAAGTAATCCCGGCGGCGTTCAATGACTTCCGATGGGACTTCCATTCGTCGCGAAGCGGTTTCTTCTCCGACGGTCCGAAGCGGACGTCTGTCAGCACGAGTAGTCGCACACGCTTCGGATACAGTGTGGTCCCCTCGACGATCTCCAAACGAAGCTGTTCGACGTCATCGCACCAGTCCTGCGACTTCTTCGCCTTCGAAATGAGTTTGCGCAGAGCTTCGAATACCGGACCGGCAAGCGCATCGTGCACAGCAGGCCGGCCAAGTTTGCTGGCAAGGCGCTGTCCGAGAATGAGCTCGTCCTCAATCGAGGCGAACCCCACGACCGGTTCCTGCGCAGCGAGCAAACCCTTGCTGACCGGAACGATCGCGCGCAGGTCCACGGCCCAAACCGCTCCAGGAACCGGAGGCTCACTTAGCCAGACGTAGTCGGAGAGCTGATGGTCTTTGATCTGCTGGACCTTCTCCGTCGAAAAGACTGAGATGTCGCGTACCGGGCATGCCTGCACCAGCGGATGCCGCATCCCGGGACCGCCCGCAATGTCGCAGGTCTGTGACACCACCGCGGCATACCCGCTGTCGCTCAATGGTGCTGACCGAGCACGCACCTCACCCAACGCTCCATCGGCAGCGGGTTCTCCGGTTACAGGGTCATCTACCCACGCTGGGACGATCCATGCGCCGCGATCCATCGGGAGAAGATGCCCTTGCCGCCACCGCTCCAGAGCGAGAAGCGTGTGCGGGGGCCATCGCTCCGGCAGGAGTCGATCAATAGTCACCGGGCGAATCCGTCCTCGACGTTCTCGGTCACCACCGGACCACCGGTTCGAATGATCGGTGTCTCGACGTGTTCGGCGATCCCCTCGTATACCGAAGTGCCGATCTCTCGCCGAGGGAACGGCGTCCGATCCACAGCCAGGTCAACGAGGTCGTCGAACCGGCCGTCGAGTAGTGCGGAGGCTCGCTTCTTGTCGGCACGCAGCCACCTGTTCATCGGCTGGTCCAGTGTGCTGCGGAGGTCGTCGACGGCGTCCGCCAACTCCCACAGTCCACCCAAGCTGGCTACACGGGGCCGGCTGGCGGGGGGCTTTGCCGCCCACGAGTGGAACGTGCGCTTGTTGATGCCGGTGGCCTTGAACATCTCCTTCTGCGTTAGGCCCAGTTCGGCTCGGATTCGTTCGAAGGCATCAAGAACGTCGACCGTCTCGTCGACCTGTTGCTCGTCGGACAGCACCGTATCGATGAATGTATACGGCATCGTCAACCACAGCGCCGAGCCCGGAAGGTTCATCTGCCCGTCGAGACTCTTGAAAACTTCGACGCGAACCTGATCCCATCCGCACGGGTCGAGGGCTCCAGAGAAATGCGCGACGACATCCCGCAACCCCGGCGATGAACTCATCTCCACGAACGTGCTGGACCAGAGTCCGTCCTCGCAAGGGGCCGGGTACAGGCCCTTTTGTGCTCGGGCCCAGGAAGGTGACCGGAGCACGCGGGAGCCGGTCGGCTGCTGCTCCATGATCGTCATTTCGCGCTCCCTTCTCGAAGCTCTTTCAGGTAGGTATCGGTAACCGACGCCTGAAAAAGTGACAACGAAGTGCGGTTCAGCCGCTCCGCTGAGATGACGACCTCTCGCACGTCGAACGTGAATGAGGAGTGGCGGAACACGTCCGTATCGAGTAGATACTGCACGCACTTGCCCGAATCATCGCGAACTGGTCCATGCCGCAGCAACGCGCCGTGATGATCATCAAGCCGGATCTCCACCTGCTGTTGAGCACCTCGAACACTGCCGCCGAACACTGGGTTAAGCACAGGGCCCAGAAGGGTGTCGTCGATCCGGCCACGCCAAGCCTCTGCAGAGTTGAACCCACTGTCATGGAAGCGGTCGACGTACCGCAGACCGATGCGGTGCACCAACGATGGCTTGACTAACCGTCCGAGAGATTCGACCAGAACGGTTAGCGGAGCCTTCATGCTGGTACGCCACCGCTCGTAGCGGTTGACCTGCATGATCAGGATGTCGGGCATGAGCGTGACGTGTGCTCCGTCCGCGGAAGCAATTTGCCACCCACTGGACTCCGCTGCCACCTGGGCAACGCCGTTGGCCCCGAAGTCGATCCTCATCTGCTGTTGAACGGTGGGTTGAATGCTCGGGAAGTCCACCCCCGTGTTCTCCACAAGGTCGTCCCGGAAAGCAGCGGCGACCTCCGGTGTGATCTCGTCGGTACGGGCGGTATACCGGATCTCGATCACTGCGACTTCGAGGGGAGCGTTTCCGAGCAGGGTCGGATCGGCCGAGGGCAGCCCCCCCAATGGAACGTCCTCAGCTGGGCGAAGTGTGTGTGGATCGATGGTCATACTGTCCTGTCCATAGAGATGCACCTTAGATGCACCTACCGACAAGTGTAGGCGCTATCGTCAGAGATGAGGAGCAGGAGAGGCAGCGCCCCCGGTCCGGAAATAGCGAACGCGGCTTCAAGGGATCTATGCGCCGCTCGATCGCATCTCGTCTGTCGACACGGGAGTGCGAAAGGCCATTTCGAAGCGGATGGTGCCGCCGCAAAACGGAACCTACCTAAGAACGGCTTAGGCGCAGTGTGCTGCTCTGCCGCCGTTGGGCCGGCCCGCACGCCGTCAGAGAGCCATTTGCCCTTCCAACACCGTGGGCTGTCAACGCGGCGATCTCGGCAGGTAGGTCAGCCGCGAACCGGAGCTCCAGCTCGTCGAGCACGTCCCGACGCGCCGCTGTAAGTAACAGAGCTGAATCGTCACGATGGGGGAGAACTCCGTGATCGCGCACATAGCAATCTGTGACGGTATCGATGAGGTCGTCCAGTGAGCTGGTGAGAAGGAGCGCGTCGTCGCCGGCGTGGCTCTCTGCGAACTCCTCGCAACGGTCGCTGGACCATGTTGCCGGATAAGTAAGTTCTGACAGATACAGCTGCTTGATGGCCGCCTCCAATCGGCCGGACCACCCGTAGTCAGGCCAGTCGTGGATGACCGCCTGGGCGATCGCCTCGAATTGCGCGCTCACGGACACCAACTCCTCACGTAGAGGGACGTGGTGCTGATTGTGCCCGAAAGGTCCGGCGCAGCCGTGACGACGAGCGCGGTCATGAGGCCTCGACGTCGAGATTGTCGCCCGAATGCTTGTTCGGGATGGTCTGGCGGGGCGCCGGCAGATCTTGAACAAAGGACGACAGCTCACGCGGAGCCGAAATGCGCGAGGGACGCGAGGATTGCGAGGGTTGTTTGGCCGACACATCTTTGTAGGGCGGATAGATGGTCCACAGCAGCACGTTCCGATGATTTCGAGCGCCATCGTCTTCGATCGCCCAACC
This window harbors:
- a CDS encoding DUF6188 family protein, giving the protein MYTQWIENCVVQRVSVRDGLVLDLDDYNEIVISCPLLLTLPAVDPYPAEAVRIDPLKIATDERPLLNLAGAVCTQAWSGDDGGLHLRFSRGHSIDVDPDSEETAWELYGKRHGYMACLPRGRVRVVRHDLPDSDDANILNNAAQPSAGSARQTH
- a CDS encoding TetR family transcriptional regulator, with amino-acid sequence MTHALSRSHGKTRPLEANSAGGQTRTAVAPASRSSAQRREAILDAALLVATSGGYEAVQMRSVAERAGIAVGTLYRHFPAKTNLLVAALSREFRRLDSADDWASGDGTPLERLERLTTHLHDRWQRDPWLTSAMTRAFAVADTRAAAELDCAAAEIQTLLARTLRGGEPTPADLHIAAIISDVWLANLVAFCGHRASAADTRERIDLATRRVVTSRARPAETA
- a CDS encoding PaaI family thioesterase, which encodes MGCGPDNPHGLQLVVHRRGDAVYSHVIFDERHIGAPGLAHGGAVAAACDDVLGFTLWIAGTPAVTRSLTVEYLRPVPLHQPHRITAHIRSREGRALHVMATGTDSDGAIRFTAIAVFVAVSTDHFAAHGDVSAFGGLLEQFSRHGGLDDGRL
- a CDS encoding helix-turn-helix domain-containing protein; protein product: MSSSPGLRDVVAHFSGALDPCGWDQVRVEVFKSLDGQMNLPGSALWLTMPYTFIDTVLSDEQQVDETVDVLDAFERIRAELGLTQKEMFKATGINKRTFHSWAAKPPASRPRVASLGGLWELADAVDDLRSTLDQPMNRWLRADKKRASALLDGRFDDLVDLAVDRTPFPRREIGTSVYEGIAEHVETPIIRTGGPVVTENVEDGFAR
- a CDS encoding TetR/AcrR family transcriptional regulator; protein product: MSDSQPAPVPDDDVDPRRIRSRNRLLDAAATLLSTGGVEAVTIDAVTKASKVARTTLYRHFQSSSHLLAATFERLLPQVTTPVPTSGPLRDQLIELLSRQAALFNDAPLHVTTLAWLSLGPTGPTNEADDRHTSGALRARVVDQYRQPFDAILSSPTAQAELENFDRELALCQLVGPLAFARMTGIRAITHDDCVNLVDGFLAAHCKSDDGETKRVKAASLHAGRPLA
- a CDS encoding TIGR04255 family protein, yielding MTIDPHTLRPAEDVPLGGLPSADPTLLGNAPLEVAVIEIRYTARTDEITPEVAAAFRDDLVENTGVDFPSIQPTVQQQMRIDFGANGVAQVAAESSGWQIASADGAHVTLMPDILIMQVNRYERWRTSMKAPLTVLVESLGRLVKPSLVHRIGLRYVDRFHDSGFNSAEAWRGRIDDTLLGPVLNPVFGGSVRGAQQQVEIRLDDHHGALLRHGPVRDDSGKCVQYLLDTDVFRHSSFTFDVREVVISAERLNRTSLSLFQASVTDTYLKELREGSAK